The genome window TATGTGGAGACAGCGAAACTTACCCTGTTGAAATTTCATATGCATTCAAATTATTATTAGATGAACTTAAAAGTTTATGTATTTTCCCTAAATTAGTTCTTGGGGACAAAGCTTAAGAAATAAGGTGTTGAAATAAAAATAAATTTTTTAAGGAGCCAATATTTTGAAAGGAATTATTAAAAAAATTGATAGAATTAATTTTGGATTAATGTCACCGGAACAGATTAGGGAAATGTCCGTTGTTAAAATAGAAAGGCCGGACACTTACGATGAGGACGGTTATCCTATTGAATCAGGATTGATGGATTCTCGCCTTGGTGTTATTGATCCTAGTTTAAAATGCCGCACATGCGGTGAAAAAGGTGGGGAATGTCAAGGTCACTTCGGTATGATTGAGCTTGCAAGACCTGTCATCCATGTCGGTTTCGGGGATGACATTCACAAAATCCTACGGTCCACCTGCAGCGAATGTGGACGTGTGCTCTTGGATGAAGATGAAATCGAAGATTTCACCGAAAGAATGGAAGAACTCCACGAAGCAGGAGAAAGTGTGGAAGAACTTGTAAAAGAAGTATATAAAATCTGTAAGGATAAAAAGACCAAAGAGGTATGTCCTCACTGTGGTGCAGAACAGGAAGACATCAAGATTGTCAAGCCAATCGATATCATTGAAGTTCGCAAACAATATGATGAAAATGGAGAACTCATCACTGATGACAATGGTGTTCCAGTAACAGAAGACTATGACTTAACCGCATCTGAAGTACGTGAAAAGCTTCAACGCATTCCAGATGAAGACTCCTATGTCTTAGGAGTAAACCCTGAAGTAGCACGTCCAGAATGGATGGTATTAACTGTACTTCCTGTCCCTCCTGTAACTGTAAGACCTTCAATCACCCTTGATACCGGTGAAAGATCCGAAGACGACTTAACACACAAGCTTGTTGATATCTTAAGAATCAACCAAAGATTGATTGAGAACATGGATGCCGGTGCTCCACAACTTATTGTAGAGGACCTTTGGAAATTACTTCAATACCATGTAACCACCTACTTTGACAATGAAGCAAGTGGTGTACCTCCTGCAAGACACAGAAGCGGAAGGCCATTAAAAACATTAGCTCAAAGATTAAAAGGTAAGGAAGGAAGATTCAGAAGCAACCTATCAGGTAAACGTGTAAATTTCTCAGCACGTACCGTAATCTCACCTGACCCAAACATCAGTATCAATGAAGTCGGTGTTCCTGAAATGATTGCAAAGGAAGTAACCGTACCTACCTATGTAAATGAATGGAACGTTGAAGAGCTAAAAGAAGCTATTATGAATGGTCCAAATGTCCATCCTGGAGCTAACTATGTTAAAAAGACCATCAATGGCAAAGAGATGAAGGTCAGAGTCTTAGAGGATAACAGAGAATTAGTCGCTGAAAACCTTGAATATGGTGATATCGTAATGAGACATCTTAAGGATGGAGATATTGTTTTATTCAACCGTCAGCCTTCCCTTCACAGAATGAGTATGATGGCTCACGAAGTAAGAGTATTGCCTTACAAGACATTCAGATTAAACCTTTGTGTATGTCCTCCATACAATGCGGACTTTGACGGAGACGAAATGAACATGCACGTTTTCCAAACCGACGAATCCCGTGCCGAAGCGAAATCCTTGATGAGAGTACAGGAACACATCTTGTCTCCAAGGTTTGGTGGACCGATCATCGGTGCTATTCACGACCACATCAGTGGAGCATACCTTTTAACTCGTGACGGATTCACAGTTCCAGAAGATGACGCTTTCCAAATGATTAGAAAATCACATCTTCTTAACAATGAGTATGTTGATAAGAAACACTTGAAACGTAAAAATCGTGATTGGACCGGTAAGGAATTATTCAGCTTGCTCTTACCAGATGACCTTAACATGAACTATAAGGCTGAAATCTGCAGAAAATGTGAAACCTGTCTTAAGGAAGACTGCCAATACGATGCATTCGTAGTAATCAAAGACGGTCAATTGACCCATGGTGCTATTGACGAAGCTGCATACGGTTCCTTCTCAGGTAAGATTTTGGATACAATCGTTAAGGAATATGGTCCATCCCGTGCAAAAGAGTTCTTGGACAGATCCACTGACCTTGCTATCTGCGGAATCATGAAAACAGGTATTACCACTGGTACCAACGATGAAGAGATTCCAGAAGAAGCTATTGAGGTTATTGATGCTCACTTGGATAAGGCTGAACAGGAAGTAGATAAGTTAATTGCTACCTATGAGGAAGGACTTCTCCAACCGTTACCAGGTAGAAGTGCAGAGGAAACCTTGGAAATGCGTATTGTGCAGGTTCTAGGGGAAGCTAGGGACACAGCAGGGGAAATCGCAGAAGGTTACCTTACCATGGGTAAACAATCTCCAGATGACTCCTATGATTATATGATGGCTGTTGAAAACCACTCTGTTGTTATGGCTCGTACCGGTGCAAGGGCATCCATGTTGAACCTTGCTCAGATTACCGCTTGTGTAGGACAGCAATCTGTTCGTGGTGGACGTATTACAAGAGGATACTTGGCTAGACCATTGCCTCACTTCAGAAAGCATGAGTTAGGGGCAAGAGCAAAAGGATTTGTACATTCCAGTTATAAGGAAGGATTGGATCCAGTGGAATTCTTCTTCCACGCAATGGGTGGAAGAGAAGGTCTTGTAGATACAGCTATCCGTACAGCACAATCCGGTTACATGCAAAGAAGACTTGTAAATGCACTTGAAGACTTGAATGTTGAATCAAACGGATTGGTTACCGATAACAAAGGTCAAGTTATTCAAAGTGTATTCGGTGAAGAAGGTATTGATCCGGCAAAAAGTGACTTCGGTCATGTAGCAAACCTAGACAAACTTATTGACGAAATGCGTATTAAAAATAACATGTCTAAATCAGCTAAAAATGCTGAAAAAGGAATGGAGAAAGCTTAATAATTAGGAGGCAATTTTATGGCGGATAAAAAAGAAGCAACTCAAGCAATTACTACTGTTGACGAATTGTTTAAAAAGAATAAAATTGATTTTTCTGATGATTATATTAAGAATTTCCAACAGTCTTATGATGATGGTGACTTAAGCATTGAGGAATTGGAAGATTTGGTTGATTCAATTAAAGCTGTTGAAAAGGCATTTAAAAAGAATAAAGTCAATTCATCTGAAATCTATGTTGTCAGTTTAGCACAACTCTACAGTGATGGCGAATTGGATGATGATGAATTGAACGGATTGATTTCAAAAATTGTTCTTGTAGAGGAAATATTTGAAAACAATGAATTGGATGCACCTGAAACTGCCATTATTGAATCTGCAATGACTTTCGTTAAGGAAAAATTGACTTATGAGGAATTGAATACCTTTGTCCTTGTTGAAGAAGAACTTAAAATGAAGGATATTGAATATTCTAAAGACAATTCCATCTACTTAGTCAAATCTCTTGAAGAAGAGCTTAGTGAGGACCAATATTTCGATGTGCCTGAAGCCATTTCAAAAGTTCTAGACGTTATCGTCAAGAATGAAATTAAATTCCCTCCAAGTTATATTAGAGACTTGATAAGAGTTTATATCAAAAGGGAATTAACTGATGATGAGTTAAACGAATTAGTGTTTAAAGTTGATGAGGCTTACGAAAGAGCATATATTGAAGCAGGTGAAGCAGTAGGTACTGTTGCAGCCCAATCTGTAGGGGAACCTGGTACTCAGATGACCATGCGTACTTTCCACTATGCAGGGGTAGCTGAGTTAAACGTAACTCTCGGTCTTCCAAGGTTAATTGAAATTGTAGATGCTAGGAAAAAGATTTCCACACCTACCATGGACATTTACTTTGAAGAGGAATACAAAAACGATGAGGAATTCGTAAGAAAGTTAGCTAATAAAATCGGTAAAAGTACCATCAATGATATCTTATCCGATTTCAATTTGGACTATGGTGGAATGCAAGTCATAGTAACTCTCGATGAGAGAAAAATCGAAGATAAGAGATTGGATTATGACAGCATCATTGCACAAGTCGAAAAGATATTCAAGAAAGTTGAAATCGAGGATGACTACAAGTTAACTTTCAGACCTAGAAATCCTACTATCAGAGAAATCAGACTTTTAGCTGATAAGGTTCGTGACTTGCAGATCAGTGGAACCAAAGGCATTGGTAAGGTCATTATCCGTAAAGGTGATGATGAATGGATTATCCATACTGAAGGTTCCAATCTTAAGGCAATCTTCAATGAGGAAGGTATTGACAAGGCAAGATCAACCACTAATGACATTCACGAAATCGAAACCGTTTTAGGTATTGAAGCTGCTCGTAACGCTATTGTCTACGAATTGAACCGTACCTTATCTGACCAAGGTTTGACTGTAGATATCAGACACATTATGTTGGTTGCTGACATGATGACTTCTGAAGGTGTTGTAAAATCCATTGGAAGACACGGTATCAGTGGTGAAAAATCAAGTGTTCTCGCTCGTGCGGCATTTGAAGAGACTGGTAAGCACTTGCTTCACGCAAGTATCAGGGGAGAAATGGATGATTTGACTGGCATTATTGAAAATATCATTATCGGTCAGCCAATTCCTTTAGGTACTGGTTCAGTAAGTGTTACAATGAAACCAGATGTATATTAAAATTAGAAGATTATTAAGAATTTATTAAGAATTAATTAAATATTTTTAATATTTTCTTAATTTTTATTATTTATTTATATTATAATTTTCATATTCATAGTTATTCTTAAACTTGATTTTAAGAATGATTTTATTGTAAAATATTCTATTAAAATATCAATAAATTATAAATAATAGATGTATTATAATTAAATGTAATAGTTTAATTTCATATTTGTTATTTAATTTTATTTGTTTGATAGCACATATTTTATTACTCTATGAAAATTTTATCTTGAGTAAGGTATGATTTATCCTGATGGAGTTATAATCTGCGATAAATTTCTTATCTTGAGATAGATGATTTTTTTAATTTAAAATTTAGGAGGCAGATGATGGATATAGAAAGAGGAATAAGAGTTGCAGTAGACACAGGAGATGTCACTCTCGGCTCAGAAAAATCTATTCAATCTTTAAAATTAGGTAAAGGTAGACTTGCAGTTGTTGCAGCTAACAGTCCTAAAGAAATTTTAGAAGATGTGGAATACTACGCAAATCTCTCTGAAATTCCTTTCATAGTATATGAAGGTACTAGTGTAGACTTAGGCTCTGTTTGTGGTAAACCATTTACTGTTGCTACTTTAATCATAAACGATCCAGGAGATTCTACTATCTTAGAAGCAATGGGGTAGATTTTGTGTCTATTAAATTTAATGCAAATGAAATCCGTTTCATAGCTCTCTTTGAGAGTATGACTGGTGCAATGGTTAAGGATTGCATCCTTGATGATGAAAATTCCAAAGTTACCTTTGTCGTTAAGAATGGGGATATGGGTTTAGCTATTGGTAAAGGCGGAAGCACTGTAACCAAGGTTAAAAAAGCAGTTGGAAGAGGAGTAGAAATCATTGAGCATAACGAAGATCCTGCTCAATTCATTAAGAATGTATTATCCCCTGCTGAACTCAAATCCATTAAAATAGTTGAGAAAAGTAACGATGAAAAGATAGCTATTGTCAATACAGATTCTTCCAATAAAAGAATAGCTATTGGTAAAAATGGTATCAACATCGAAAGAGCAAAATTATTAGCGAAAAGACAACATGAAATAAATAACATTATTTTAAAATAATTCTTTTAAAATATTTCTTTTAAAATAAGATTTATTCATTTTCTTTTTTTATTCTTTTTAAAAATAATTTTGTTTTGCATTATTGTTTATGATTAATTCACATAATCTAAAAATGTAAATTTAGATTATGTCAAACTTTTTTTTATTTTTTTACATAGTATATTACTATCAAAAAACCAAACATTTATTAATAAAGTTATTATAATATATTATTATAATAGGTAACATTATGTTATATTAACATTTGTGTGTAAAAAATTTTATCTTAATTTTTAATGTTAATTAATATAATTTATAAGCTATAATTTCTTTATTTCTAAAACTGATAGCTATGTGTGCGTTTTGCTATAGTTTTCTTGTATTTATTATAGTTTGCCTATATTATTTTCACATCATTGGATTCATAAATTGAATTTCAATGATTACAGCATTAATTGAATCAATCACAGACAATATTTGATTAATGCATTTAATTAGATTCTATACTTATATTCTATTTTGTATAGGAGTTTTGATTGCTATTATATGGTCATTTTATCGTATAATTTTAGTATTTTGAATCTGAATTAAGCTTAATCACCTTGGTTTGGATGTTAGTTTGAATTTTTGAATATAATAGTAAATCGCAGCGGTGGACTTCTATCTGATGGAATTAATTATTTTAATCTTATTATTTATTCAAAAAGACGTTTGTCGTAAAAAATGAAGAGGAAGAATAAATATGCCAGGACTTTTTGCAGCTAAAAAGCTTAAAAAGAATAGACAAAATTTTAAATGGAAAGACGTAGACTACAAAAGAAGAGCATTACGTTTAGATGTAAAAGCAGACCCTCTTGAAGGGGCACCTCAAGCTAGAGGAATCGTTATCGAAAAAGTAGGAATTGAAGCAAAGCAACCTAACTCTGCTATTCGTAAATGTGTTCGTGTTCAATTGATCAAAAACGGTAAACAATTAACTGCATTCGCACCAGGTGACGGTGCAATCGGTTTTATCGATGAGCACGATGAAGTTATGATTGAAGGTATCGGTGGACCATCTGGAAGATCCATGGGTGACATTCCAGGAGTTCGTTGGAAAGTAAGTAAAGTTAACAATGTTGCTTTATCCGAAATGGTAAGCGGAAAAATTGATAAACCAGTAAGATAATTGAGGTAATTTTTATGGCTAAATTATTTGATAAATGGGACCTTGATGAAGTAGAAGTGGAAGACTTAGGTTTAAAAAGATACATCTGCTTAGATGAAACCATCGTTCCTCATACTTTAGGTAGACATGTAAAAAGACAATTTGCAAAATCCAAAGTTTCCATTGTGGAAAGATTAATGAACAAGATCATGAGAACCCAAAGAAACTCTGGTAAAAAGAACAAAGCTTACAATATTGTAAAGGAAGCTTTTGAGATTATTAACAAAAGAACCAAAAAGAACCCTGTTCAAGTTTTGGTAACTGCTATAGAAAACACTTCCCCACGTGAAGAAACCACCCGTATCAAATACGGTGGTATCGGTTACCAAGTAGCTGTAGACATTTCTCCACAAAGAAGAGTTGACCTTTCTTTAGGATTCTTGACTAGAGGAACTTTACAATCCGCATTCAAAAACAGAAAATCTGTAGCTGAATGTTTGGCAAATGAATTGATCTTTGCTTCTGAAGAAGATACAAGAAGTTTCGCTATACAGAAAAAAGAAGAAAAAGAAAGAGTTGCAAAAGCAGCACACTAATTTTAGTGTTTTTAATAATTATAGAATTAATCAGAATTTTCTTTTTAATTTCTTTTTTAAATTTTTAAAAAAGTCTTTTAATCAAATTCTGTTTAATTTTTATATTTTTTATATTTTTTAATTTAAAAGACATAATATTGACTAAAATATAGACAAATAATAAACTAATGTTTATAGGTGATGATTTTGAGTAGACGAGACAAAATGATTGCAAAAATCAAAGAATTGATGTATCAACCTACAAATATCAGAAACATCGGTATTTGTGCACACATTGACCACGGAAAGACTACCTTATCCGACAACCTCTTGGCAGGTGCGGGAATGATTTCCGAAGAGCTTGCTGGAGATCAAAGATTCTTGGATTTTGACGAACAAGAACAAGCTCGTGGTATTACCATTGACGCTGCAAACGTATCTATGGTACACGAATACCATGGTGACGAATATCTTATTAACTTAATTGACACTCCTGGTCACGTTGACTTCGGTGGAGACGTAACTCGTGCAATGAGAGCTGTAGACGGTGCAGTAGTAGTTGTATGTGCAGTTGAAGGTATCATGCCTCAAACTGAAACTGTACTCAGACAAGCTTTAAGAGAAAAAGTTAAACCAGTATTGTTCATTAACAAAGTAGACAGATTAATCAACGAAGTAAAATTAGGACCAGAAGAATTGGCAAACAAATTTATCGGCATCATCAATGAAGCTAACAAATTAATCACTAAAATGGCTCCTAAAGACAAAAAGGACGAATGGCTTGTAAAAGTGGATGACGGTAGTGTAGCATTCGGTTCAGCATACCACAATTGGGCTATCAACATTCCTATGATGCAAGAAACCGGAATCAACTTCAAAGACATCATTGATTACTGTAATGATGAAAACCAAAAGGAATTAGCTAAAAAAGTACCTTTAGCTGATGTATTATTAGGTATGGTAGTAGAACACTTACCTTCTCCTGAAGTTTCCCAACAATACAGATGTCCTAACATTTGGGATGGAGACATTGAAAGTGAAGCTGGTCAAACCATGATTCACACTAGTCCTGACGGACCTTTAGCTGTAATGGTCACTAACGTATCTGTAGACAAGCACGCTGGTGAAGTAGCTACCGGTAGAGTATATGGTGGTACTGTAGAACAAGGTACTGAAGTGTTCTTGGTAGGAGGTCAAGCCAGATCAAGAGTACAGCAAGTAGGTGTTTTCTTCGGTCCTGAAAGAGTTCCTACCGAAAAGGTTCCTGCTGGTAACATTGTTTACATTACCGGTGCAAAAGGAGCTACCGCAGGTGAAACCATCTGTTCCCCTGAAAACAAGATTGTAGAGTTCGAAGGAATCGAACACATCTCCGAACCTGTAGTTACTGTAGCTGTAGAAGCTAAAAACACTAAGGACTTACCAAAACTCATTGAAGTATTAAGACAAACTGCAAAAGAAGACCCTACAATTCACGTTAACATTAACGAAGAAACCGGTGAACACTTAGTTTCCGGTATGGGGGAGCTTCACTTGGAAGTTATCGGTGTAAGAATCAACAACAAAGGTGTAGATATCAACACTTCCGAACCTATTGTTGTATACAGAGAAACCGTTGCAGGAAAAACTGCAAATCCTGTAGAAGGTAAATCCCCTAACAAGCATAACAGATTATACCTTGAAGTTGCACCTTTAGAGGATTCAATATTCGCAGCATTGCAAAACGGTGACATCAAGGAAGGTAAGATCAAAGATAAGGAAGAAGCTCAAAAATTCATTGAACATGGCCTTGACAAGGAAGAGGCTAGAAGAGTATGGGATGTTTACAACAAATCCTTATTCATCAACATGACTCGTGGTATTCAATACTTAGATGAAATCAAAGAGCTTGTCATTGAAGGTTTCGAATCTGCACTTGAAGAAGGACCGGTTGCAAACGAGATTGCAATGGGTATGAAATTCACTCTTGTAGATGCAAAACTTCACGAAGACGCAGTTCACAGAGGGCCTGCTCAAATTTTACCTGCTATCCGTAACGCTATTAAGGGTGGTATGATGATGGCTGACCCTACATTGCTTGAACCTGTTCAAAAGGTTTTCATTAACACCCCAACTGACTACATGGGATCAGTTACCAAGGAAATCTTGAATAGAAGAGGTCAAATCATCGACATGCCAACTGAAGGTGACATGGTAAACGTTGAAGCTAAAGTGCCTGTAGCTGAAATGTTTGGTTTTGCTGGTGAAATCAGATCTGCAACTCAAGGTAGATGTTTATGGTCTACTGAAAACTCTGGTTTCGAAAGATTACCAAGAGAATTGCAAAGTCAAATTATCAGACAAATCAGAGAAAGAAAAGGATTATCTCCAGAACCATTTGGTCCTGACCACTACTTAGGATAATCTAAGTAGCAATTAGGATAATCTTTTATCTTAATTTATTTGATCTGTTTTTATTTTA of Methanobrevibacter sp. contains these proteins:
- a CDS encoding NusA-like transcription termination signal-binding factor — translated: MSIKFNANEIRFIALFESMTGAMVKDCILDDENSKVTFVVKNGDMGLAIGKGGSTVTKVKKAVGRGVEIIEHNEDPAQFIKNVLSPAELKSIKIVEKSNDEKIAIVNTDSSNKRIAIGKNGINIERAKLLAKRQHEINNIILK
- the rpoA2 gene encoding DNA-directed RNA polymerase subunit A'' codes for the protein MKDIEYSKDNSIYLVKSLEEELSEDQYFDVPEAISKVLDVIVKNEIKFPPSYIRDLIRVYIKRELTDDELNELVFKVDEAYERAYIEAGEAVGTVAAQSVGEPGTQMTMRTFHYAGVAELNVTLGLPRLIEIVDARKKISTPTMDIYFEEEYKNDEEFVRKLANKIGKSTINDILSDFNLDYGGMQVIVTLDERKIEDKRLDYDSIIAQVEKIFKKVEIEDDYKLTFRPRNPTIREIRLLADKVRDLQISGTKGIGKVIIRKGDDEWIIHTEGSNLKAIFNEEGIDKARSTTNDIHEIETVLGIEAARNAIVYELNRTLSDQGLTVDIRHIMLVADMMTSEGVVKSIGRHGISGEKSSVLARAAFEETGKHLLHASIRGEMDDLTGIIENIIIGQPIPLGTGSVSVTMKPDVY
- a CDS encoding DNA-directed RNA polymerase subunit A', whose product is MKGIIKKIDRINFGLMSPEQIREMSVVKIERPDTYDEDGYPIESGLMDSRLGVIDPSLKCRTCGEKGGECQGHFGMIELARPVIHVGFGDDIHKILRSTCSECGRVLLDEDEIEDFTERMEELHEAGESVEELVKEVYKICKDKKTKEVCPHCGAEQEDIKIVKPIDIIEVRKQYDENGELITDDNGVPVTEDYDLTASEVREKLQRIPDEDSYVLGVNPEVARPEWMVLTVLPVPPVTVRPSITLDTGERSEDDLTHKLVDILRINQRLIENMDAGAPQLIVEDLWKLLQYHVTTYFDNEASGVPPARHRSGRPLKTLAQRLKGKEGRFRSNLSGKRVNFSARTVISPDPNISINEVGVPEMIAKEVTVPTYVNEWNVEELKEAIMNGPNVHPGANYVKKTINGKEMKVRVLEDNRELVAENLEYGDIVMRHLKDGDIVLFNRQPSLHRMSMMAHEVRVLPYKTFRLNLCVCPPYNADFDGDEMNMHVFQTDESRAEAKSLMRVQEHILSPRFGGPIIGAIHDHISGAYLLTRDGFTVPEDDAFQMIRKSHLLNNEYVDKKHLKRKNRDWTGKELFSLLLPDDLNMNYKAEICRKCETCLKEDCQYDAFVVIKDGQLTHGAIDEAAYGSFSGKILDTIVKEYGPSRAKEFLDRSTDLAICGIMKTGITTGTNDEEIPEEAIEVIDAHLDKAEQEVDKLIATYEEGLLQPLPGRSAEETLEMRIVQVLGEARDTAGEIAEGYLTMGKQSPDDSYDYMMAVENHSVVMARTGARASMLNLAQITACVGQQSVRGGRITRGYLARPLPHFRKHELGARAKGFVHSSYKEGLDPVEFFFHAMGGREGLVDTAIRTAQSGYMQRRLVNALEDLNVESNGLVTDNKGQVIQSVFGEEGIDPAKSDFGHVANLDKLIDEMRIKNNMSKSAKNAEKGMEKA
- a CDS encoding 30S ribosomal protein S12, whose translation is MPGLFAAKKLKKNRQNFKWKDVDYKRRALRLDVKADPLEGAPQARGIVIEKVGIEAKQPNSAIRKCVRVQLIKNGKQLTAFAPGDGAIGFIDEHDEVMIEGIGGPSGRSMGDIPGVRWKVSKVNNVALSEMVSGKIDKPVR
- a CDS encoding 50S ribosomal protein L30e; this encodes MMDIERGIRVAVDTGDVTLGSEKSIQSLKLGKGRLAVVAANSPKEILEDVEYYANLSEIPFIVYEGTSVDLGSVCGKPFTVATLIINDPGDSTILEAMG
- a CDS encoding elongation factor EF-2, whose protein sequence is MSRRDKMIAKIKELMYQPTNIRNIGICAHIDHGKTTLSDNLLAGAGMISEELAGDQRFLDFDEQEQARGITIDAANVSMVHEYHGDEYLINLIDTPGHVDFGGDVTRAMRAVDGAVVVVCAVEGIMPQTETVLRQALREKVKPVLFINKVDRLINEVKLGPEELANKFIGIINEANKLITKMAPKDKKDEWLVKVDDGSVAFGSAYHNWAINIPMMQETGINFKDIIDYCNDENQKELAKKVPLADVLLGMVVEHLPSPEVSQQYRCPNIWDGDIESEAGQTMIHTSPDGPLAVMVTNVSVDKHAGEVATGRVYGGTVEQGTEVFLVGGQARSRVQQVGVFFGPERVPTEKVPAGNIVYITGAKGATAGETICSPENKIVEFEGIEHISEPVVTVAVEAKNTKDLPKLIEVLRQTAKEDPTIHVNINEETGEHLVSGMGELHLEVIGVRINNKGVDINTSEPIVVYRETVAGKTANPVEGKSPNKHNRLYLEVAPLEDSIFAALQNGDIKEGKIKDKEEAQKFIEHGLDKEEARRVWDVYNKSLFINMTRGIQYLDEIKELVIEGFESALEEGPVANEIAMGMKFTLVDAKLHEDAVHRGPAQILPAIRNAIKGGMMMADPTLLEPVQKVFINTPTDYMGSVTKEILNRRGQIIDMPTEGDMVNVEAKVPVAEMFGFAGEIRSATQGRCLWSTENSGFERLPRELQSQIIRQIRERKGLSPEPFGPDHYLG
- a CDS encoding 30S ribosomal protein S7 translates to MAKLFDKWDLDEVEVEDLGLKRYICLDETIVPHTLGRHVKRQFAKSKVSIVERLMNKIMRTQRNSGKKNKAYNIVKEAFEIINKRTKKNPVQVLVTAIENTSPREETTRIKYGGIGYQVAVDISPQRRVDLSLGFLTRGTLQSAFKNRKSVAECLANELIFASEEDTRSFAIQKKEEKERVAKAAH